The following nucleotide sequence is from Pseudonocardia abyssalis.
GGAGACCGCCTCCGTCAACACCTCGTCGCGCTTGCAGAACGCGAACCGCACCAGCGTGCGACCCAGTTCCGGGTCGGTGCAGAACACCGACACCGGCACCGCGGCCACCCCGATCAGCTCCGGCAGCCGCCAGCAGAAGTCCGCCCCGTCGGTGACGCCCAGCGGCGCGACGTCGGTGACCACGAAGTAGGTACCCGCCGAGGGGTACACGGTCAGGCCCGCCGCACGTAGGCCGTCGGAGAGCAGGTCGCGCTTGCCCTGCAGGCCTGAGGCGAGGTCGGTGTAGAAGGAGTCGGGCAGGGCGAGCGCGGCGGCAATGGCGGGCTGGAACGGCGCCCCGCTGACGTAGGTGAGGAACTGCTTCGCCGCGCGCACCGCCGCCACCAGCTCGGAGGGCCCGTGCACCCAGCCGACCTTCCACCCCGTCACCGAGAACGTCTTGCCGGCCGAGGAGATCGTCAGCGTGCGCTCGGCCATCCCGGGCAGCGTCGCGATCGGGGTGTGCACGGCGCCGGAGAAGACCATGTGCTCGTACACCTCGTCGGCGACGACCACCGCCCCGAACTCCGCGGCCAGCTCGCCGATCTCGGCCAGCTGCACCGCGGTGAACACCGCCCCGGTCGGGTTGTGCGGGGTGTTGAGCAGTACGACCCGGGTCCGCGCCGAGAAGGCCGCGCGCAACTCGGAGGGGTCGAAGCCGAACGACGGCGGTCGCAGCGGCACGGCCTTCAGGACGGCCCCGGCCAGCGCCACCGTCGCGGCGTAGGAGTCGTAGAACGGCTGGAACGTGACGACCTCGTCGCCCGGCTCGCACAGCCCGAGCACCGCGGCCGCGATCGCCTCGGTGGCCCCGGTCGTGACGAGCACGTCGTCCGGGTCGACCGACAGGCCGTGGAACCGGCTCTGGTGCTCCGCCACCGCCGCCCGTAGCGCCGGGACGCCGGGTCCGGGCGGGTACTGGTTGACCCCGCCGGTGATGTTGGCCGCCGCGTCGGCGAGCAGCGACGGCGGTCCGTTGGTGTCGGGGAAGCCCTGGCCGAGGTTGATCGCCCCCGTCCGCAGGGCCAGCGCCGACATCTCGGCGAAGATCGTGGACGTGAACGGTTGCATCCGCTCGACCAGCATGGGCGCACGGTAACCCGCCGCATCCTGTGCGCGCCGTCACACCCGACGGTGAACGGGAACAACGCGCCCGACATCGTTCCTTGACCGCTCAGTGACGACAACCCGCCCAGTGACGACCACCCCCGATCGTGTCGAGCTGAGCACGGCCCCCGACCGGGGTCAGCGGCTGCGGCTGATCGTCATCCTGGGCGCGCTGATCGCGCTGGGCCCGCTGACGATCGACATGTACCTCCCGGCCCTGCCGACCATCACCGCCGAGTTCCTGACCACGAGCGCCACGGTCCAGCTGACGCTGACCGGCACGCTGATCGGGCTCGCGCTGGGCCAGCTCGCGATCGGGCCGCTGTCCGACGCGTTCGGCCGCAAGCGCCCGCTGCTCCTCGGCACCGGTCTGCACGTCCTCGCGTCCGTGCTGTGCGTCGTGGCCCCGAACGTCGCGGTGCTCGGCGGGCTGCGCGTCCTGCAGGGCGTCGGCGCGGCCGCGGGGGCCGTCATCGCGCTGGCGATCGTGCGCGACCTCTACACCGGCCGCCCGGCTGCCACCATGCTGTCCCGGCTGATCCTGGTGATGGGCGTGGCCCCGGTCGTCGCGCCGACGCTGGGCGGGGCCCTGCTGTCGGTCACGTCCTGGCGCGGGGTGTTCGCCGCGCTGGCCGTGTACGGCCTCGTCCTCATCCCGATCGCGTACCGCTTCCTCCCGGAGACCCTGCCGCAGGCCCGGCGCCGGACCGCGGGCGTCGCGGGCACGATCCGCGACTACGGCGCCCTGTTCGGCGATCGCGCGTTCGTGGGGCTGGTGATCGTCGCGGGGCTCGCGATGTCGGCGCTGCTCGGCTACGTCTCCGGCTCGTCGTTCGTGTTCCAGCAGCAGTACGGGCTCGACCAGCAGCAGTTCGGCCTGGTCTTCGGCTCGGGCGCGATCTGGCTGATCGCGGCGACCCAGGCCAACCCGGTGCTGCTGCGCTGGTTCGACCCCCGTCAGATCCTCACGGCCGCCGTCGCCGCCGGGGCCGTCGCGGGTGCGGTGCTGGTCGTCGTCGCCGCCACCGGGGCGGGCGGGCTCGTCGGGCTCGTCGCCGCGATGTGGGTCGTGCTGTTCACCGTCGGTTTCGCCCTTCCGAACGCCCCCGCCGTCGCGCTGTCGCGGCACGGCGAGGCCGCGGGCACCGCAGCCGCCCTGCTCGGTGCCGTCCAGTTCGGCATCGGCGCGGTGATCTCGCCGGTCGTCGGGGTGCTGGGCAACGACGCGCTCGCGATGGGCACGGTCGTCGCCGGTGGCCTGTTCCTGGCGCTCGTCGTGCTGATCACGGTCGTGCGGCCGTGGACGCTCGCCGACGTGGAGCCCGACTCCGCCGCCGTGCCGGTTCACTGAGTTCGGGCCCCCACGACCAGGTACGGCAGGAACGCCTGCGTGAGCGGGCCGATGGCCAGCGCGTAGAGCACCGTGCCGACGCCGACCGTCCCGCCGAGCAGCCAGCCGACGGCCAGCACCGTGATCTCGATGCCCGTCCGCACCAGCCGCAGGGAGCGGCCGGTGCGGGCGGCGAGTCCGGTCATCAGGCCGTCGCGCGGGCCGGGCCCCAGTCGCGCGCCGACGTAGGCGGCCGACGCCACCCCGTTGAGCACGATCCCGGCCGTCATCAGCGCGATGCGGGCGACCGGTCCCTCCGGGGCCGGGATCACGGCGAGTGCGGCGTCGACGGTGACGGCGATGACCAGCACGTTCGCGACCGTCCCGATCCCCGGTCGCTGCCGGAGCGGGATCCACAGCAGCAGCACCACGACGCCCGTGATCGCGGTGATCAGTCCGAAGCCGAGCGAGGTCTGCTCGACCAACCCCTCGTGCAGCACGTCCCACGGGTTGAGCCCGAGCGTCGCGCGGATCTGCATCGCCATCGACGTGCCGTACAGCGCGAGGCCGGCGACCAGCTGGGCGAGCCGCCGGACCGGGTCCTGGGTGACGGGCAGGGGACGGAGCTCGATCGCGGCCATGTCGTCATCGTCGCCGGTGTGGACCGGTGATCCATAGCCAATTCGGCCCGGGTGGCCCTGCGGGCGGTCCGTGGCGGCGGCGGACGGCCGGGGCGCCATGATGAGCGGATCATTCCCGGGTGCGGAGGTCGTCGTGCGCAGATTGCTGGTGCTGGGGGCTCTGCTCGTCGGGGTCGGGCTGCTCGGGGGCGGGATCGCCGCGGCCGAGCCGCCGACGCGCGTCGGGCCGACGGTCACCGACAATGCGGGCGTGCTCGCCGCCGGGGACGAGGCCCGGATCACCGAGGCGTTCGGCCGGCTCCGCGAGGCCAACGGGACCCAGCTGTTCGTCGTCTATGTCGACTCCTTCGACGGCGCAGGCGGGCAGGAGTGGGCCGACGAGTCCGCGTCGCTGTCCCAGTTCGGCCGCGACGACGTGCTGCTCGCCGTCGCCACCGGGGACCGTGCCTACGGCGTCTCGGTCGCCGACGACTACGGACAGTCGGACTCGACGGTGGCCTCCGCGATCATCGACGCCGAGAACTCGCTCGCCGCCGACGACTGGGCGGGCGCGGCGATCGCGCTGTCCGACGGGCTCGGCGGCGGGGCGGGCGGGTTCCCCGTCGCGGCCGCGGTGCTCGGCGGGGTCGTCGTCGTGGGCGGGGGCGTCTACCTGGTGGGCCGCCGCCGGCGCACCCGCACCGCGCAGGCGCAGGCCCCGGCCGACCAGCCCGCCGCGCCCCGCGACGAGTTCACCGACATTGCCACCGACGACCTCGCCTACCAGGCCAGTGCCGGTCTGATCGAGGTCGACGAGGCGGTGCGCACGTCGGAGGTCGAGCTCTCGGCCGCGCGCGGCCACTTCGGCGACGAGGCCGTCGCCGGGTTCGCCGCGGCCCTGGAGGCGTCGAAGGCCGACATGCTCCGCGCGTTCGGCGTCCGCCAGCTGCTCGACGACGACGTGCCCGAGGACGAGCCGGCCAAGCGCCGGATGTACGCCGACATCATCCGCGCGTGCCGGGCGGCCGACGAGCGCCTCGACACCCAGGTCGCCGCGTTCGACGCGCTGCGCAACCTCGAGGCCACCGCCCCGGAGTACGTCGCGGGCCTCGCCGGGCGCCGCGAGACCGTGCTCGCCCGGATCCCGCAGTCCGAGGCGACCTGGGCGCAGCTCTCCGCGCGCTACGCCCCGAGTGCGCTGGAGCCGGTGGCCGAGTCGCTGGACCGGGCCCGGCACCTGCTCGACGTCGCGGGCACCGAGGTCACCGCCGCCCGCTCCCAGCTCGACGCGGGCACCCGCCCGGCCGCGGTCGTGTCCGGCCGGGCCGCGGAGGATGCCGTCACCCAGGCCGAGACGCTGCTCGACGGCATCCCGCGTCGCGGCGCCGAGCTGGTCGAGGCGGCGGCGGCCCTCCCGGCCGCGCGCGCGGAGACCGGGCAGGACCTGGCCGAGGCCCGCGCGCTCGACCCGTCGCTCGCGCCGGTCGTCGCCAGGGCCGAGGCCGCGGTCACGGCGTCGGACCAGGCCGAGGCGTCCGACCCGATCGCGGCCCTGCGGCTGCTCGACGAGGCCGGCACCGCGCTCGACGAGGCCATCGCGGCCGCCCGCGCGGAGCAGGACCGGCGCCGGCGCACCGCCGCGGTGCTGGAGCAGACCGTGCTCACCGCCCGCTCGGCCGTCGCGGCGGCGTCGGACTTCGTCACGACCCGGCGCGGGGCGGTGGGTGCGCCGGCCCGCACGCGGCTCGCCGAGGCCCAGCGCCACCTCGGCCTCGCGACGTCCGGCGGCGACCCGGCCGTCGCGCTGCGGGAGGCGCAGCAGGCCGATTCGCTGGCCCAGGAGGCGCTGCGGCTGGCCCAGTCCGACGTGTCGAACTGGTCGGCTCCGTCGTCGTCGGGCAGCAGCCTCGGCGTCGATCTCGGCAGCCTCATCCTCGGCGGCATCATCTCCGGGGCCACCCGTGGCGGCGGCGGCTTCGGCGGGGGTGGCGGCTTCGGTGGCGGAGGTGGCGGCGGCCGCTCGCCGGGAAGCTTCGGCGGCTCGTCGTCGCGGGGACGCCGGGGCGGCGGCGGACGCTTCTGAGGGGTCGCCGCGGCCGCGGTCAGGCGAAGTCGTCGGGTGAGACCCCGTCGATGAACTTCTTGAAGTCCTCGAGCTGCTTCTCCGGCGGTGCGTCGGTGCCGTCGGGGAACAGGTCGGCGATGGGCTGGCCCACGTCGTCGAGGATCGCGGACTCCACCCCGATCGTCAGGCCCTCCCGCACCGCGACGGCGAGTGCGTCGCTCGGGCGCAGCTCGACCCGCGCCCCGTCGGCGAAGACCAGGTCGGCCTGGAACTTGCTGTCGACGAGCGCGACGATCTCGGCCCCGACGATCTCGTGGCCCAGCCCCTGCAGCAGCGGGACGACCACGTCCTGGGGCAGCTGCGGGTCGTCCTCCCCGCGCGCGCCCAGCGCGATCGCGTCGGCCTGGGGCCGGCGGAGGAACACGGGCAGGCAGCGCTCGCCGTCGACCTCACCGAGGAGCAGCACCGGCTCGCGGGTCCGCACGTGGACCACCAGCCGCAGAACGCGCATCGTCATCATCGACATCGCGACAGTGTCCCGTCATCCCCGCAGCGTGTCACCCCCGCAGGGTGTCACTGGGTGATCTCGTGAAGCGTGCGCGGTAGTCGGCGGCGAAGCGTCCGGGGTGGCCGAACCCCCAGCGTGCGGCGATCGCGCCGACCGTGGCGCCGTCGCCCGGATCGGCTGCGCGGAGGTCCTCGTGGGCGTGGTCGAGCCGGACCGAGCGCAGGTAGCCCAGCGGGGTGGTGTCCATCGACCGGCGGAACGCCCGCTGCAGTGCCCGCGGACCCACGTGCGCGGCGTGGGCGATGGCGGTGAGGTCGAGATCGTCCGCCGCGTGCTCCTCCATGAACACCATCGCGCGGCGCACCGCGTCCGGGGAGGCGGGGGTGTTG
It contains:
- a CDS encoding pyridoxal phosphate-dependent aminotransferase, with the translated sequence MLVERMQPFTSTIFAEMSALALRTGAINLGQGFPDTNGPPSLLADAAANITGGVNQYPPGPGVPALRAAVAEHQSRFHGLSVDPDDVLVTTGATEAIAAAVLGLCEPGDEVVTFQPFYDSYAATVALAGAVLKAVPLRPPSFGFDPSELRAAFSARTRVVLLNTPHNPTGAVFTAVQLAEIGELAAEFGAVVVADEVYEHMVFSGAVHTPIATLPGMAERTLTISSAGKTFSVTGWKVGWVHGPSELVAAVRAAKQFLTYVSGAPFQPAIAAALALPDSFYTDLASGLQGKRDLLSDGLRAAGLTVYPSAGTYFVVTDVAPLGVTDGADFCWRLPELIGVAAVPVSVFCTDPELGRTLVRFAFCKRDEVLTEAVSRLAGLRAALGSTP
- a CDS encoding multidrug effflux MFS transporter; its protein translation is MTTTPDRVELSTAPDRGQRLRLIVILGALIALGPLTIDMYLPALPTITAEFLTTSATVQLTLTGTLIGLALGQLAIGPLSDAFGRKRPLLLGTGLHVLASVLCVVAPNVAVLGGLRVLQGVGAAAGAVIALAIVRDLYTGRPAATMLSRLILVMGVAPVVAPTLGGALLSVTSWRGVFAALAVYGLVLIPIAYRFLPETLPQARRRTAGVAGTIRDYGALFGDRAFVGLVIVAGLAMSALLGYVSGSSFVFQQQYGLDQQQFGLVFGSGAIWLIAATQANPVLLRWFDPRQILTAAVAAGAVAGAVLVVVAATGAGGLVGLVAAMWVVLFTVGFALPNAPAVALSRHGEAAGTAAALLGAVQFGIGAVISPVVGVLGNDALAMGTVVAGGLFLALVVLITVVRPWTLADVEPDSAAVPVH
- the yczE gene encoding membrane protein YczE, encoding MAAIELRPLPVTQDPVRRLAQLVAGLALYGTSMAMQIRATLGLNPWDVLHEGLVEQTSLGFGLITAITGVVVLLLWIPLRQRPGIGTVANVLVIAVTVDAALAVIPAPEGPVARIALMTAGIVLNGVASAAYVGARLGPGPRDGLMTGLAARTGRSLRLVRTGIEITVLAVGWLLGGTVGVGTVLYALAIGPLTQAFLPYLVVGARTQ
- a CDS encoding TPM domain-containing protein; the protein is MRRLLVLGALLVGVGLLGGGIAAAEPPTRVGPTVTDNAGVLAAGDEARITEAFGRLREANGTQLFVVYVDSFDGAGGQEWADESASLSQFGRDDVLLAVATGDRAYGVSVADDYGQSDSTVASAIIDAENSLAADDWAGAAIALSDGLGGGAGGFPVAAAVLGGVVVVGGGVYLVGRRRRTRTAQAQAPADQPAAPRDEFTDIATDDLAYQASAGLIEVDEAVRTSEVELSAARGHFGDEAVAGFAAALEASKADMLRAFGVRQLLDDDVPEDEPAKRRMYADIIRACRAADERLDTQVAAFDALRNLEATAPEYVAGLAGRRETVLARIPQSEATWAQLSARYAPSALEPVAESLDRARHLLDVAGTEVTAARSQLDAGTRPAAVVSGRAAEDAVTQAETLLDGIPRRGAELVEAAAALPAARAETGQDLAEARALDPSLAPVVARAEAAVTASDQAEASDPIAALRLLDEAGTALDEAIAAARAEQDRRRRTAAVLEQTVLTARSAVAAASDFVTTRRGAVGAPARTRLAEAQRHLGLATSGGDPAVALREAQQADSLAQEALRLAQSDVSNWSAPSSSGSSLGVDLGSLILGGIISGATRGGGGFGGGGGFGGGGGGGRSPGSFGGSSSRGRRGGGGRF
- a CDS encoding bifunctional nuclease family protein; protein product: MSMMTMRVLRLVVHVRTREPVLLLGEVDGERCLPVFLRRPQADAIALGARGEDDPQLPQDVVVPLLQGLGHEIVGAEIVALVDSKFQADLVFADGARVELRPSDALAVAVREGLTIGVESAILDDVGQPIADLFPDGTDAPPEKQLEDFKKFIDGVSPDDFA